A genomic stretch from Lathyrus oleraceus cultivar Zhongwan6 chromosome 2, CAAS_Psat_ZW6_1.0, whole genome shotgun sequence includes:
- the LOC127118836 gene encoding transmembrane 9 superfamily member 8: MMLLEEMASIFLTPYLLLFVVPKRVDDILQFIADFTVHVEGVGHVCRILDNLPLVVPIKRVDQDSTVYQLGFHVGLKGQYSGSKEEKFFIHNHLAFTVRYHRDLLTESARIVGFEVKPFSVKHEYEGKWEEKTRLTTCDPHAKHTVVNSNTPQEVEEGKEIIFTYDVEFQESDVKWASRWDAYLLMNDDQIHWFSIVNSLMIVLFLSGMVAMIMLRTLYRDISKYNELETQEEAQEETGWKLVHGDVFRPPNNSDLLCVYVGTGVQFFGMILVTMLFAVLGFLSPSNRGGLMTVMLLLWVFMGLLAGYASARLYKMFKGSEWKKISLRTAVMFPASVSAIFFVLNGLIWGQKSSGAVPFGTMFALIFLWFGISVPLVFVGGYVGFRKPAIENPVKTNKIPRQIPEQAWYMNPAFSVLIGGILPFGAVFIELFFILTSIWLNQFYYIFGFLFLVFVILVITCAEITVVLCYLQLCSEDYLWWLLIKSLSRLKIYFLCFMV, translated from the exons ATGATGTTACTTGAGGAGATGGCCTCAATTTTCCTTACTCCATACTTACTCCTATTTGTTGTCCCAAAG CGTGTTGATGATATCTTGCAGTTCATTGCAGATTTTACCGTACATGTTGAAGGTGTTGGCCATGTATGCAG GATTCTAGATAACCTTCCTCTGGTTGTTCCCATAAAACGTGTGGATCAGGACTCTACTGTTTATCAGCTTGGTTTCCATGTTGGACTCAAAGGGCAATATAGTGGG AGCAAGGAAGAGAAGTTTTTTATACACAACCATTTGGCATTTACTGTCAGATATCATAGGGATttgctcactgaatctgctagAATTGTGGGCTTTGAGGTTAAGCCATTCAG TGTCAAACATGAATATGAAGGGAAATGGGAGGAAAAAACTCGTTTAACAACCTGTGACCCTCATGCTAAACATACAGTTGTCAACTCCAATACTCCTCAAGAAGTTGAAGAGGGCAAGGAAATAATTTTCACGTACGATGTTGAATTCCAG GAGAGTGATGTGAAGTGGGCTTCAAGATGGGATGCCTATTTGCTGATGAATGACGATCAAATTCACTGGTTCTCAATTGTGAACTCATTGATGATTGTTCTTTTTCTCTCGGGTATGGTGGCAATGATAATGCTGCGTACACTTTATCGCGATATTTCCAAGTATAACGAGCTTGAAACCCAAGAAGAAGCACAAGAAGAAACTGGTTGGAAGCTTGTCCATGGTGATGTTTTCAGGCCACCAAACAACTCAGATCTGCTGTGTGTTTATGTTGGTACTGGTGTTCAGTTTTTTGGGATGATACTAGTAACAATGCTCTTTGCTGTCCTTGGattcctttctccttcaaacaGAGGTGGGCTAATGACAGTCATGCTCTTGCTATGGGTTTTCATGGGGCTTTTGGCTGGTTATGCATCAGCCCGCTTATACAAAATGTTCAAAGGATCAGAGTGGAAGAAAATTTCCCTAAGGACTGCAGTCATGTTCCCTGCTTCTGTCTCTGCTATTTTCTTTGTATTGAACGGTCTTATATGGGGGCAAAAATCATCTGGAGCTGTGCCGTTTGGAACAATGTTTGCTTTGATCTTTTTATGGTTTGGAATCTCAGTTCCACTTGTTTTTGTTGGTGGCTATGTTGGGTTCAGGAAACCTGCAATTGAGAATCCTGTGAAGACAAACAAAATCCCAAGGCAGATCCCTGAACAGGCGTGGTACATGAACCCGGCCTTCTCAGTTTTGATAGGGGGAATACTCCCATTTGGAGCTGTTTTCATTGAGCTTTTCTTCATCCTCACATCAATCTGGTTGAATCAGTTTTACTATATCTTCGGCTTCCTCTTTTTGGTCTTCGTCATCCTTGTTATCACTTGCGCTGAAATAACAGTTGTGCTTTGCTACCTCCAGTTGTGCAGTGAGGATTACTTGTGGTGGTTACTTATTAAAAGTCTTTCAAGATTAAAGATTTACTTTCTATGTTTTATGGTGTAA
- the LOC127118837 gene encoding zinc finger BED domain-containing protein RICESLEEPER 2-like, producing the protein MKVEDVLREWGLRKVSTIILDNATANDVAVSYLDRRLKSKNALLGVGDYLHMRCAAHVLNLVVRDGEKEHEGSIESVRTAVRFVRSSPQRAMKFKECVELAGITCKKKLCLDVSTRWNSTYLMLDAAEKFEVAFDNMIDEDPGYIEYFDLLTGPPGSQDWKKVRAFVVFLQTFYEATKVFSTSQEVSLHLAFHNLSSILCELQEASFNLNSYVAPMISHMKVKYDKYWGDVGKVNHFLYYGVIFDPRFKFNYIEWSFNDMYGHSSDLAKKNIECVKTSLFKLYNWHKSDHDKNVGASPLSAPGSTSLGEASSQPKEPSPFTRANAFKKHLKEKDTIENENELEKYLGDPCCGEGENFSILNWWKENCTRYPILATLVRDVLATPVSSVASESAFSTGGRILDIYRSSLSPDMVEALICTQNWLKPSDNDLNVLNMTEEYEISESIVSEFQVATGGAAAPTQAGPV; encoded by the exons ATGAAAGTCGAGGACGTTTTGAGAGAATGGGGGCTTAGGAAAGTGTCTACAATTATCCTGGATAACGCAACAGCAAATGATGTGGCTGTGAGTTATTTGGATAGAAGACTTAAGAGCAAGAATGCTTTACTGGGTGTAGGTGATTATTTGCATATGAGGTGTGCTGCCCATGTCTTGAACTTGGTAGTGAGAGATGGTGAAAAAGAACATGAAGGGTCTATTGAATCAGTTCGCACTGCTGTTAGGTTTGTAAGGTCTTCTCCACAAAGAGCTATGAAGTTTAAGGAGTGTGTTGAACTTGCGGGCATAACTTGTAAAAAAAAACTTTGTCTTGATGTTTCTACAAGGTGGAATTCCACTTACCTAATGTTGGATGCTGCTGAAAAGTTTGAAGTTGCATTTGACAATATGATTGATGAGGATCCTGGATACATCGAATATTTTGACCTCCTTACCGGTCCACCCGGTTCTCAGGATTGGAAAAAAGTTAGGGCTTTTGTGGTTTTCTTACAAACCTTCTATGAGGCAACCAAAGTGTTTTCAACTTCGCAAGAAGTGTCCTTGCATTTAGCTTTTCATAACTTGTCTTCAATTTTGTGTGAGCTTCAAGAAGCTTCATTTAACTTGAATTCTTATGTGGCTCCAATGATTTCACATATGAAGGTTAAATATGATAAGTATTGGGGGGATGTGGGAAAAGTGAATCATTTTCTTTACTATGGAGTGATCTTTGATCCTAGGTTTAAGTTTAACTATATTGAGTGGTCTTTTAATGATATGTATGGGCATTCTAGTGACCTTGCCAAGAAAAATATTGAATGTGTCAAAACTAGTTTGTTTAAACTATATAATTGGCATAAATCTGATCATGATAAGAATGTTGGGGCTAGTCCTTTAAGTGCACCAGGGAGCACTTCCCTTGGAGAAGCATCTTCCCAACCAAAAGAACCATCACCTTTTACAAGGGCTAATGCTTTTAAGAAACATCTGAAGGAAAAAGACAcaattgaaaatgaaaatgaactAGAGAAGTACTTAGGTGACCCTTGTTGCGGGGAGGGGGAAAATTTTAGTATTCTTAATTGGTGGAAGGAAAATTGCACCCGTTATCCTATATTAGCAACCTTGGTTCGGGATGTGTTGGCAACACCTGTTTCTAGTGTAGCCTCAGAAAGTGCTTTTAGCACGGGGGGGAGGATTTTAGATATCTATAGGAGCTCTTTGAGTCCAGATATGGTCGAAGCGCTTATATGTACTCAAAACTGGTTGAAGCCTTCTGACAATGATCTAAATGTCCTTAATATGACTGAAGAATATGAGATTAGTGAATCAATTGTTTCAG AGTTTCAAGTAGCTActggtggagcagctgctcctACACAGGCTGGGCCTGTTTAA